A region of Flavobacterium indicum GPTSA100-9 = DSM 17447 DNA encodes the following proteins:
- a CDS encoding peptidase domain-containing ABC transporter — MNFPHYKQPDSKDCGPTCLKIVAKHYGRTLNIQTLRELSETTREGSNLLTLSEAAENIGFRTLGVKLSLEKLQEAPLPCVLHWNNNHYVVLASLNPSKGGRLKSFVSKLFGYKKSPFRGWGAIVSDPAHGLLEYSKEEFLKFWIGNNANETTEEGIALLLEPTPKFHQSENDIEEKTFGFGLLSKYIWQYKSFIIQLAVGLLAGSLLQLVLPFLTQSVVDVGIQNQNINFIYIVLVAQLFLFFGKTALELIRSWILLHLSTRINISLISDFFIKLMNLPISFFDVRMTGDIMQRINDHHRIERILTTSSLSTLFSVFNMLIMGGVLAYYNLKIFAVFFLGSIAYFFWITLFLKKRATLDYKRFAEVSQEQSKVMELINGMQEIKLHNAEKQKRWGWEYIQARLFKVSMKGLALEQTQSIGSNFINELKNIIIVFLSAKLVIDGQITLGMMMAITSIVGNLNGPVVQLISFIREWQDAKISLARLAEIHDKEDETQQEKGQVHDIHNYDDITMDNVNFRYIGSDVEVIKDLNLTIPKNKITAIVGTSGSGKTTLMKLLLKFYEPSKGSIKYGVTDLNYISQKAWRKHVGTVMQEGYIFNDTIANNIAIGESIIDKQRLLYAADVANIKDFILEYPLGFNTKIGQEGVGMSTGQKQRLLIARAVYKNPEMLFFDEATSALDANNEKVIMEKLNHFFQEKTVVIIAHRLSTVMNADQIVVLEKGKIIEIGNHEKLVAKKGSYYNLVKNQLQLGN; from the coding sequence ATGAATTTTCCCCACTACAAGCAACCTGATTCTAAAGACTGTGGCCCAACGTGTTTAAAAATCGTTGCCAAACATTATGGTAGAACTTTAAACATTCAAACTTTACGGGAGTTATCTGAAACTACTCGTGAGGGTAGTAATTTATTAACCCTAAGTGAAGCTGCGGAGAACATAGGATTTAGAACTCTTGGCGTTAAATTATCTTTAGAAAAATTACAAGAAGCTCCACTTCCCTGTGTTTTACATTGGAACAATAACCATTATGTAGTGCTAGCCTCCCTCAATCCCTCCAAAGGAGGGAGGCTGAAAAGCTTTGTGTCTAAACTTTTCGGTTATAAAAAATCCCCCTTTCGGGGTTGGGGGGCTATAGTAAGTGATCCAGCTCATGGTTTATTAGAATATTCAAAAGAAGAATTTTTGAAGTTTTGGATTGGAAATAATGCCAACGAAACTACTGAAGAAGGTATTGCGTTGCTATTAGAACCTACTCCTAAATTTCACCAATCAGAAAACGATATTGAAGAAAAAACATTTGGATTTGGTTTACTGTCAAAATACATTTGGCAATACAAGTCGTTTATTATTCAATTAGCAGTTGGTTTATTAGCGGGGAGTTTACTGCAATTAGTATTGCCGTTTTTAACACAAAGTGTAGTCGATGTTGGGATTCAAAATCAAAACATCAATTTTATTTATATTGTTTTAGTTGCACAATTATTTTTATTTTTTGGAAAAACGGCTTTAGAATTGATAAGAAGCTGGATATTATTGCATCTTTCTACACGCATTAATATTTCATTAATTTCCGATTTTTTCATCAAATTAATGAATCTCCCCATTTCATTTTTTGATGTGAGAATGACCGGTGATATTATGCAACGTATTAATGACCACCATCGTATTGAGCGTATTTTAACTACTTCTTCATTAAGCACACTATTTTCAGTATTTAATATGTTGATTATGGGTGGTGTTTTAGCCTATTATAATCTGAAAATATTTGCTGTTTTTTTCTTAGGAAGTATCGCTTATTTCTTTTGGATCACCCTATTTCTAAAAAAAAGAGCTACTCTAGACTATAAACGTTTTGCTGAAGTAAGTCAAGAGCAAAGTAAAGTCATGGAACTTATTAATGGTATGCAAGAAATTAAATTGCATAATGCTGAAAAACAAAAACGTTGGGGTTGGGAATACATACAAGCTCGTTTGTTTAAAGTTTCTATGAAAGGATTGGCCTTAGAACAAACACAAAGCATTGGTTCCAATTTTATTAATGAATTAAAAAATATCATCATAGTATTCTTATCAGCTAAATTAGTAATTGACGGTCAAATTACTTTAGGAATGATGATGGCTATAACGAGTATTGTAGGTAATCTAAATGGCCCAGTAGTGCAATTAATTAGTTTTATTAGGGAATGGCAAGATGCTAAAATTTCCTTAGCTCGCCTAGCGGAAATTCATGATAAAGAAGATGAAACGCAACAAGAAAAAGGACAAGTACATGATATACATAATTATGATGATATTACAATGGATAATGTCAATTTTAGATATATTGGTTCGGATGTGGAGGTTATTAAAGATTTGAATTTAACAATACCTAAAAATAAAATTACAGCTATAGTTGGAACAAGTGGAAGTGGCAAAACTACTTTAATGAAATTGTTGTTAAAATTCTACGAACCGTCAAAAGGAAGTATAAAATATGGTGTTACCGATTTGAATTATATTTCTCAAAAAGCCTGGCGTAAGCATGTGGGAACAGTAATGCAAGAAGGCTATATTTTTAATGATACTATTGCAAATAATATAGCCATTGGCGAAAGCATAATAGACAAACAACGTTTGTTATATGCCGCAGATGTTGCTAATATTAAAGATTTTATTTTAGAATATCCCTTAGGGTTTAATACTAAAATAGGTCAAGAAGGCGTGGGTATGAGTACCGGACAAAAACAACGTTTATTAATTGCACGAGCCGTTTATAAAAATCCAGAAATGCTATTTTTTGACGAAGCAACTTCTGCCTTGGACGCGAACAATGAAAAAGTCATTATGGAGAAGTTGAACCATTTTTTTCAGGAAAAAACAGTAGTTATTATTGCTCACAGATTAAGTACAGTTATGAATGCCGATCAAATAGTGGTTCTTGAAAAAGGTAAAATTATTGAAATAGGAAATCATGAAAAATTAGTAGCTAAAAAAGGAAGTTATTACAATTTAGTTAAGAATCAATTACAATTAGGAAATTAA
- a CDS encoding TlpA disulfide reductase family protein gives MNNFKKLRNILFIIFLLVFSSCTNNEKIIIIKGDISNLPDGTIYLSQKSYNDKVDSVITKNGKFNFSYTLKSNEPIYMGLHHIDKKGVFMLTGFPTSAKYNNKKYNSALFMSDSTIIIKGKLTEYCPIGIQKNTKTKFVDFPRIKAGYQTNALFNVDGDLFDNINKNTYNKVLLKIKEFPNSYHLLFSINDNRNSFTPTQVNNFLKSFKGEITQSETFNKLKKYNEKRLEKKVNTSPSLKNKIGKIEKVLDSKYDKHLVVFWASWCGPCRQEIPGLKNIYNKYKNKVEFVSISTDSNEQLWQNALEKENMLWKQFIVNEKSNDYEKIEIFFQLSKSIPYTLLLDKNMKVIKSYVGLMSEFELDKYISE, from the coding sequence ATGAATAACTTTAAAAAGTTAAGAAACATCTTATTTATTATTTTTTTGTTAGTGTTTTCATCATGTACAAATAATGAAAAAATAATTATTATTAAGGGTGATATTTCTAATCTACCCGACGGAACTATATATTTATCTCAAAAGTCTTACAATGACAAGGTAGATAGTGTAATTACAAAAAATGGTAAATTTAATTTTAGTTATACTTTAAAATCCAACGAACCAATATATATGGGTTTACATCATATTGATAAAAAAGGTGTGTTTATGTTGACAGGGTTTCCTACAAGTGCAAAGTATAATAATAAAAAATATAATTCTGCTTTGTTTATGTCAGATTCAACTATAATTATTAAAGGTAAGTTAACAGAATATTGTCCAATAGGAATACAAAAAAATACTAAAACAAAGTTTGTAGATTTTCCTAGAATTAAAGCTGGTTATCAAACTAATGCTTTATTTAATGTAGATGGAGATTTGTTTGATAATATTAATAAAAACACATATAATAAAGTATTATTAAAAATAAAAGAGTTTCCAAATTCTTATCATTTGTTATTTAGTATTAATGATAATAGAAATAGTTTTACACCTACTCAAGTAAATAATTTTTTAAAATCATTTAAAGGAGAAATTACTCAAAGCGAGACTTTCAATAAACTAAAAAAATATAATGAAAAACGATTAGAAAAGAAAGTTAATACATCACCTTCTCTAAAAAATAAAATAGGAAAAATAGAAAAAGTACTTGACAGTAAATATGATAAACATTTGGTAGTTTTTTGGGCTAGTTGGTGCGGACCATGTAGGCAAGAAATACCTGGATTAAAAAACATTTATAATAAATATAAAAACAAAGTAGAGTTTGTTTCTATTTCTACTGATTCTAACGAGCAATTGTGGCAAAACGCTTTAGAAAAAGAAAATATGCTTTGGAAACAATTCATAGTAAATGAAAAGTCTAATGATTATGAAAAAATAGAAATCTTTTTTCAATTAAGTAAATCAATCCCTTATACCTTGTTATTAGATAAAAATATGAAAGTAATTAAATCTTATGTAGGTTTAATGAGTGAGTTTGAATTAGATAAATATATTTCTGAATAA
- a CDS encoding thioredoxin domain-containing protein, which yields MLNTIIAYLHRLGFNHKLNEFKNNYYSHPNYPSLLAITDSLNLVGIENVAANVPFNNINNLPNKFVAELVVNNKNDFFIIEKVDDEFFISNENFKRKQYSFQSLTVFWTGLILLVEENESPTTKENDSRYSNFILLAIIGLCLVLLKNNSFYTIVQLILSLTGLFLSLEINKSFFSGSKDIESKFCNYGNDFSCNDIIKSNTEIFKKHLSFVDLPILFFSFSFLLQVFFPNLIEIIGLLSLLSSPVILYSIYYQKFKAKKWCVLCLSVSFVIILNSILFLLNFNSPKVDFVDVFNVFFLMLIVYMFWKVIKKNILKNNDLQNQNNALLRFKRDKEIFEKLSKNVELNSANLNLIELGNENARNTIILFISPSCPHCHKAFKESIEIIEKFPEAYNLKIGFNVNVNNNENPFIDVVFIILRLHSSNGDYKNALIDWHIRNMEIEKWKEKWEMTVISTKNEIEEIKNQFNWCLQNDFHYAPVRVFNGFLLNENYDLKDVFYFVDD from the coding sequence ATGTTAAACACCATTATTGCTTACCTTCATAGACTTGGATTTAACCATAAATTAAATGAATTTAAAAACAATTATTATTCTCACCCAAATTATCCTAGTTTACTAGCAATAACAGACTCACTAAATCTAGTTGGAATTGAAAATGTTGCTGCCAACGTTCCGTTTAACAACATTAATAATTTACCAAATAAATTTGTAGCTGAATTGGTTGTAAATAATAAAAACGACTTTTTTATTATTGAAAAAGTTGATGACGAATTTTTTATATCTAATGAAAATTTTAAAAGAAAGCAGTATAGTTTTCAATCTCTTACTGTTTTTTGGACGGGTTTAATTCTATTAGTTGAAGAAAATGAAAGCCCAACAACTAAAGAAAATGACTCAAGATATAGTAATTTTATTTTGTTAGCGATAATAGGATTATGTCTAGTTCTTTTAAAGAATAATTCATTTTATACAATAGTTCAATTAATTCTTTCTCTAACTGGTTTGTTTCTATCATTGGAAATAAATAAGTCTTTTTTTAGTGGTAGTAAAGATATTGAGTCTAAATTTTGTAATTATGGGAATGATTTTTCTTGTAACGATATTATAAAATCTAATACAGAAATATTTAAAAAACATTTAAGTTTTGTAGACCTACCAATACTCTTTTTTTCTTTTTCATTTTTATTACAAGTTTTTTTTCCAAATCTGATTGAGATAATTGGTTTGTTAAGTTTATTATCATCACCAGTTATTTTATATTCGATTTATTATCAGAAATTCAAAGCTAAGAAATGGTGTGTACTATGTTTATCTGTTTCTTTTGTAATAATATTAAACTCAATTCTATTTCTCTTAAATTTTAATTCACCAAAAGTAGATTTTGTTGATGTTTTTAATGTTTTCTTTTTAATGTTAATAGTTTACATGTTTTGGAAAGTGATTAAAAAAAATATTTTAAAAAATAATGATTTGCAAAATCAAAATAATGCTCTACTCCGTTTCAAAAGAGATAAGGAAATATTTGAAAAGCTTTCTAAAAATGTTGAGTTAAATTCAGCAAACTTAAATTTGATTGAATTAGGAAATGAAAATGCGAGAAATACAATAATACTTTTTATTAGTCCAAGTTGTCCGCATTGTCATAAAGCATTTAAAGAATCAATAGAAATTATTGAAAAGTTTCCAGAAGCCTATAATCTTAAAATTGGTTTTAATGTAAATGTTAATAATAATGAAAATCCTTTTATTGATGTTGTATTTATTATTCTGAGATTACATTCTTCTAACGGGGATTATAAAAATGCTCTAATAGATTGGCATATTAGAAACATGGAAATAGAAAAGTGGAAGGAAAAATGGGAAATGACAGTTATATCAACAAAAAATGAAATTGAAGAAATAAAAAATCAATTCAATTGGTGTTTGCAAAATGATTTTCATTATGCTCCGGTTAGAGTTTTCAATGGTTTTTTATTAAATGAAAATTATGATTTAAAAGATGTCTTCTATTTTGTAGACGATTAA
- the gwsS gene encoding grasp-with-spasm system SPASM domain peptide maturase: MEYFKLYSNCFIVKGAKRSLIFDSQKYQINFIPNDLVEIIEKTERLSIEEIQAEYGESNQKTINEYFENLIALEYGFYCYELEKNWFPKIDTTFKQPNQISNIILENINDFEFLKKVIFELEKLQVTIVEFMYYDNVCDIIEEICNLFENTLIKNINLNLLYSEKTDNEWLKKITSRYFRISKIIIHSSPFDKSLESDKFDFVNIIFTQKMISNFLNCGMVKSNHFSKEYDHFLESINHNTCLHKKLTIDKDGNIKNCPAMPQSFGNIKDTTLEEALNHPDFKKYWNVTKDMIEICKDCEFRHICTDCRAYTERTHFEEDIDLSKPLKCGYNPYTNEWADWSTNPLKQKAIEYYGMQELVKNYTCNKS, encoded by the coding sequence ATGGAATATTTTAAATTATACTCAAATTGTTTTATAGTCAAAGGTGCTAAAAGAAGCTTAATATTTGACAGTCAAAAATATCAAATAAATTTTATTCCAAATGATTTAGTCGAAATCATTGAAAAAACTGAGAGATTAAGTATTGAGGAAATCCAAGCAGAATATGGAGAATCTAACCAAAAAACAATAAATGAATATTTCGAAAATTTAATTGCATTAGAATATGGTTTTTATTGTTATGAATTGGAAAAAAACTGGTTCCCTAAAATTGATACAACTTTTAAACAACCTAATCAAATAAGTAATATAATACTTGAAAATATAAACGATTTTGAATTTCTAAAAAAAGTGATTTTCGAGTTAGAAAAATTGCAAGTTACAATTGTAGAGTTTATGTATTACGACAATGTATGCGATATTATTGAAGAAATATGTAATCTTTTTGAAAATACTTTGATAAAAAACATAAATCTCAATCTACTTTATTCTGAAAAAACAGATAATGAATGGCTAAAAAAAATAACTTCCAGATATTTCAGGATTTCAAAAATTATTATTCATAGTTCTCCTTTTGACAAATCATTAGAAAGTGATAAATTTGACTTTGTAAATATTATTTTTACTCAAAAGATGATTAGTAATTTTTTGAATTGTGGTATGGTGAAGTCTAACCATTTTTCAAAGGAGTATGATCATTTCCTCGAATCCATTAACCATAACACCTGCCTACACAAAAAACTCACTATTGACAAAGACGGTAATATTAAAAACTGCCCAGCAATGCCACAAAGCTTTGGCAATATAAAAGACACTACATTAGAAGAAGCTTTAAATCATCCCGATTTTAAGAAATATTGGAATGTAACTAAAGACATGATAGAAATATGCAAAGACTGTGAATTCCGTCATATTTGTACCGATTGTCGTGCTTATACTGAGCGTACTCATTTTGAAGAAGATATAGATTTATCGAAACCCTTAAAATGTGGATACAATCCCTATACTAATGAATGGGCTGATTGGAGCACTAATCCATTAAAACAAAAAGCTATAGAATATTACGGTATGCAAGAGCTAGTTAAAAATTACACTTGTAACAAATCCTAG
- the gwsG gene encoding grasp-with-spasm system ATP-grasp peptide maturase, producing MFQKDVSLDYKSKFRKALEKFLDKNDMLLIITEEADYTTSVVIDWLLFNNIKFIRINQTDELEIYFLKDDIELKAKNYSFLLSEITSYWYRRGSLNIKFNKTTDKKINNFINLEVSKCLQYLYFKLSKLHHLNLYQNAVVNKLIVSGIAREIGFTTPNDYLINTKEELFKIKGYKNHISKTITGSTMINLGEYTLVGNTKFLDCKNKITNNFFPSLVQNYIEKRYELRIFYLDGCTYSMAIFSQNDETTKVDFRNYNKNNPNRTIPFNLPTVIEKKIDKLMKKLNLNSGSIDMIVTPDLEFVFLEVNPVGQFGMVSYPCNYRLHEKIVSFFDNII from the coding sequence TTGTTTCAAAAAGATGTATCATTAGATTACAAGAGTAAATTTAGAAAAGCTTTAGAAAAATTCTTAGATAAAAACGATATGCTTCTAATAATAACTGAAGAAGCCGATTATACTACATCAGTAGTTATAGATTGGCTTCTTTTTAATAATATAAAATTTATCAGGATTAACCAAACAGATGAATTGGAAATTTATTTTTTAAAAGATGATATAGAATTAAAGGCAAAAAACTATAGTTTTTTGTTATCTGAAATTACATCTTATTGGTATAGGAGAGGTTCTTTGAATATTAAATTCAACAAAACAACAGATAAAAAAATTAATAATTTTATTAATTTAGAAGTTAGTAAATGTTTACAGTATTTATATTTTAAATTATCCAAACTACATCATTTAAATCTCTATCAGAATGCTGTCGTTAATAAGTTAATTGTTTCTGGAATTGCAAGAGAAATAGGCTTTACTACTCCTAATGATTATTTGATAAATACTAAAGAAGAGTTATTTAAAATAAAAGGATATAAAAACCATATTAGCAAGACAATTACTGGAAGTACAATGATAAATCTTGGAGAATATACATTGGTTGGAAACACAAAATTTCTTGATTGTAAAAATAAAATCACCAATAACTTTTTCCCTTCATTAGTACAAAATTATATTGAAAAAAGATATGAGTTAAGGATTTTTTATCTTGATGGATGTACCTATAGTATGGCTATTTTTTCTCAAAATGATGAAACTACAAAAGTTGATTTTAGAAATTATAATAAAAATAATCCTAATCGTACAATCCCATTTAATTTACCTACTGTTATTGAAAAAAAAATAGACAAACTAATGAAGAAATTAAATTTAAATTCTGGATCAATCGATATGATCGTAACACCCGATCTTGAATTTGTCTTTTTAGAAGTTAATCCAGTTGGTCAATTTGGTATGGTGTCTTATCCTTGTAACTATAGATTACATGAAAAAATTGTATCTTTTTTTGATAATATTATTTAA
- a CDS encoding acyl-CoA dehydrogenase family protein — protein sequence MKPDLFQSPDYYLLDDLLSEEHKLVRDAARAWVKKEVSPIIEEYAQRAEFPKQIVKGLGEIGGFGPYIPVEYGGAGLDQISYGLIMQEIERGDSGVRSTSSVQSSLVMYPIWKYGNEEQRMKYLPKLATGEWIGCFGLTEPDFGSNPGGMVTNFKDMGDHYLLNGAKMWISNAPFADIAVVWAKNEEGRIHGLIVERGMEGFSTPETHNKWSLRASATGELIFDNVKVPKENLLPNKSGLGAPLGCLDSARYGIAWGAIGAAMDCYDTALRYSKERIQFDKPIGATQLQQKKLAEMITEITKAQLLTWRLGVLRNEGRATSAQISMAKRNNVDMALTIARDARQMLGGMGITGEYSIMRHMMNLESVVTYEGTHDIHLLITGMDVTGFPAFK from the coding sequence ATGAAACCAGACTTATTTCAATCGCCTGATTACTACTTGTTAGACGATTTACTTTCGGAAGAACATAAATTAGTACGTGATGCTGCAAGAGCATGGGTTAAAAAAGAAGTTTCTCCTATTATTGAAGAATATGCACAACGTGCAGAATTCCCGAAACAAATTGTAAAAGGTTTGGGAGAAATTGGTGGTTTTGGACCTTATATTCCAGTAGAATATGGTGGTGCTGGATTAGATCAAATTTCATATGGTTTAATCATGCAAGAAATTGAGCGTGGTGATTCAGGTGTGCGATCTACTTCTTCGGTACAGTCTTCATTAGTAATGTATCCTATTTGGAAATATGGTAACGAAGAACAACGCATGAAGTATTTACCTAAATTAGCTACAGGTGAATGGATTGGTTGTTTTGGATTAACAGAACCTGATTTTGGTTCTAATCCAGGAGGAATGGTAACTAATTTTAAAGATATGGGCGATCATTATCTTTTAAATGGTGCTAAAATGTGGATTTCAAATGCACCTTTTGCAGATATTGCGGTTGTTTGGGCTAAAAATGAAGAAGGTAGAATTCACGGATTAATCGTGGAACGAGGAATGGAAGGTTTTTCAACTCCTGAAACTCACAATAAATGGTCGTTAAGAGCTTCTGCAACTGGAGAGCTTATTTTTGATAATGTAAAAGTGCCTAAAGAAAATTTATTACCAAATAAATCTGGTTTAGGTGCGCCGCTAGGATGTTTAGATTCAGCGCGTTACGGTATTGCTTGGGGTGCCATTGGTGCAGCTATGGATTGTTATGATACTGCTTTGCGTTATTCAAAAGAGCGTATTCAGTTTGACAAACCTATTGGAGCTACGCAATTACAACAAAAGAAATTAGCTGAAATGATTACTGAAATTACTAAAGCGCAGTTGTTAACGTGGCGTTTAGGTGTTTTACGTAATGAAGGTAGAGCTACTTCGGCTCAAATTTCAATGGCAAAAAGAAATAATGTGGATATGGCCTTAACAATTGCACGTGATGCACGTCAGATGTTAGGAGGAATGGGAATTACTGGTGAATATTCAATCATGCGTCATATGATGAATTTAGAGTCAGTAGTTACATATGAAGGTACGCATGACATTCATTTGTTAATTACAGGTATGGATGTTACTGGTTTCCCTGCATTCAAGTAA
- a CDS encoding DUF3050 domain-containing protein, whose protein sequence is MSIQNINQSIQPLKEQLLQHTLYEKVASIEDLHVFLENHVYAVWDFMSLLKALQAKLTCVETPWLPVGNPEIRYLINEIVVAEETDLASDGNRQSHYEMYLDAMQQCGANTNDVNQFLSDVAATKNIFVSIKTSKLDEKVKAFLDYTFRIIEEGKPHKIAAAFTFGREDLIPTMFTEILRNFQQNFPETNLSKLIYYFERHIELDADEHGPMAMQMISELCGNDAKKWQEVEETSIEALEKRIGLWDSILEQIEHKHELV, encoded by the coding sequence ATGTCAATTCAAAATATAAACCAAAGTATTCAGCCATTAAAGGAGCAATTGTTGCAACATACATTATATGAAAAAGTGGCTTCTATTGAAGATTTACATGTTTTTTTAGAAAATCATGTGTATGCTGTGTGGGATTTTATGTCTTTGTTAAAAGCCTTACAAGCCAAACTTACTTGTGTAGAAACGCCTTGGTTGCCTGTTGGTAATCCTGAAATTCGTTATTTAATAAATGAAATTGTAGTAGCAGAAGAAACCGATTTAGCAAGCGATGGAAACCGTCAAAGTCATTATGAAATGTATTTAGATGCTATGCAACAATGTGGAGCCAATACCAATGATGTAAATCAGTTTCTTTCTGATGTTGCTGCAACAAAAAATATTTTTGTTTCCATAAAGACGTCTAAACTCGATGAAAAAGTAAAAGCATTTTTAGATTATACATTTAGAATAATTGAAGAAGGGAAGCCGCATAAAATTGCAGCTGCATTTACTTTTGGAAGAGAAGATTTAATTCCAACTATGTTTACTGAAATATTACGTAATTTTCAACAAAATTTTCCTGAAACCAATTTGTCTAAATTGATATATTATTTTGAAAGACATATTGAATTAGATGCCGATGAACATGGTCCAATGGCGATGCAAATGATTAGTGAATTATGTGGCAATGATGCAAAAAAATGGCAAGAAGTAGAAGAAACTTCTATTGAAGCTTTAGAAAAAAGAATTGGTTTATGGGATTCAATTTTAGAACAAATTGAACATAAACATGAATTGGTTTAA